One segment of Desulfovibrio sp. X2 DNA contains the following:
- the glgA gene encoding glycogen synthase GlgA, whose product MTPAAIERYDVVFVTSEMYPFSKTGGLADVLGALPPALARLGLRVGVISPMYGRMKAEEFDPRLVSSDCHVGYPWPPITAEIYQAEYYGVTVWFVARDEYFDRRHYYNTYKGDYFDNCERFTFFSRAAVEWLKRLGRVPGIIHANDWQSALVPTWIHYLRRTDPYWRECKTVMTIHNLAFQGRFSSRLFFDSGLPHEAWNMDGCEFWGDFNLLKSGIAFADAISTVSPSYADEILTPEFGCGLEGILNKRSDRLIGIINGADYDVWDPRRDKYLPSSYSTERMTGKMWCKKKLIREYYLSDMLENRPILGFIGRLRRQKGIDMLLDVLPEIMDLGVGLLVLGEGNLDYEARLLEMMEEYQGQLHVIIGYTEELAHRIQAGSDIFLMPSRYEPCGLTQMYALRYGTPPVATAVGGLRDTITAYPHPEATGFTFEKADSRLFFDAVHTAVERWEDREFWNDMVHRAMTRDFCWDRSAEQYQELYRSLGQATPGNFFK is encoded by the coding sequence ATGACCCCCGCCGCAATCGAGCGCTACGACGTGGTCTTCGTGACCTCGGAGATGTATCCCTTCTCCAAGACCGGCGGCCTGGCCGACGTTCTCGGCGCGCTGCCTCCGGCACTCGCCAGGCTGGGCCTTCGCGTCGGCGTGATCTCGCCCATGTACGGACGCATGAAGGCCGAGGAGTTCGATCCGCGCCTCGTTTCCTCGGACTGCCACGTGGGCTATCCCTGGCCGCCCATCACCGCGGAGATATACCAGGCCGAGTATTACGGCGTGACCGTGTGGTTCGTTGCGCGCGACGAGTACTTCGACCGCCGCCACTACTACAACACCTACAAGGGCGACTATTTCGACAATTGCGAACGCTTCACCTTCTTCTCCCGCGCCGCGGTCGAATGGCTGAAGCGCCTGGGCCGCGTGCCCGGCATCATCCACGCCAACGACTGGCAGTCCGCCCTCGTGCCCACCTGGATCCACTATCTGCGCCGCACCGATCCCTACTGGCGCGAGTGCAAGACGGTCATGACCATCCACAACCTGGCCTTCCAGGGGCGATTCTCCTCCCGGCTCTTCTTCGATTCCGGCCTGCCGCACGAGGCCTGGAACATGGACGGCTGCGAGTTCTGGGGGGACTTCAACCTGCTCAAGTCGGGCATCGCCTTCGCGGATGCCATCAGCACGGTCAGCCCGTCCTATGCCGACGAGATCCTGACCCCGGAATTCGGCTGCGGTCTTGAAGGCATCCTCAACAAGCGCTCCGACCGCCTGATCGGCATCATCAACGGCGCGGACTACGACGTCTGGGATCCGCGCAGGGACAAATACCTGCCGTCGAGCTACTCGACCGAGCGCATGACCGGCAAGATGTGGTGCAAGAAGAAGCTGATCCGGGAATACTACCTCTCGGACATGCTCGAGAACCGGCCCATCCTGGGCTTCATCGGCCGTCTGCGGCGCCAGAAGGGTATCGACATGCTCCTCGACGTCCTGCCCGAGATCATGGATCTCGGCGTGGGGCTGCTCGTGCTCGGCGAAGGCAACCTGGACTACGAGGCCAGGCTCCTCGAGATGATGGAGGAGTACCAGGGGCAGCTGCACGTTATCATCGGCTACACCGAGGAGCTGGCCCACCGCATCCAGGCGGGCAGCGACATCTTCCTCATGCCCTCGCGCTACGAGCCCTGCGGCCTGACCCAGATGTACGCCCTGCGCTACGGCACTCCGCCAGTGGCCACGGCCGTGGGCGGATTGCGCGACACCATCACCGCCTATCCGCATCCGGAGGCCACGGGCTTCACCTTCGAGAAGGCCGACAGCAGGCTCTTCTTCGACGCCGTGCACACGGCCGTCGAACGATGGGAGGACAGGGAGTTCTGGAACGACATGGTGCACCGCGCCATGACCCGGGACTTCTGCTGGGACAGGTCGGCGGAGCAGTACCAGGAGCTTTACCGTTCGCTCGGCCAAGCGACGCCCGGCAATTTCTTCAAATAG
- a CDS encoding isoamylase early set domain-containing protein, protein MALSKKFLKNKPVCKVTFNIDSGVTKDAKKVFLVGEFNGWKVDSTPMRKLKDGSFTRTLDLDTGRSYQFRYLVDGRDWQNDGQADGYEYSPFGNCENSVVTV, encoded by the coding sequence GTGGCCCTCTCAAAGAAATTCCTGAAGAATAAGCCCGTCTGCAAAGTGACGTTCAACATCGATTCCGGCGTGACCAAGGATGCCAAGAAGGTCTTTCTGGTCGGCGAGTTCAACGGCTGGAAGGTGGATTCCACGCCCATGCGCAAGCTCAAGGACGGCAGCTTCACCCGCACGCTCGACCTCGACACCGGCCGGAGCTACCAGTTCCGCTACCTCGTCGACGGCCGCGACTGGCAGAACGACGGGCAGGCCGACGGCTACGAGTACAGCCCCTTCGGCAACTGCGAGAACTCGGTCGTGACCGTTTAG
- the glgB gene encoding 1,4-alpha-glucan branching protein GlgB, with protein sequence MQQNTIPAYIPPFDLHLFGMGQHWDLYRILGAHPVTEEDGRQGWRFAVWAPNAAAVSVVGSFNDWTPGSHPLYPVGVSGVWAGTAFDVAQGALYKFAVTTREGHVLTKTDPMAFRAELRPGNASVLWPLDNYEWNDGEWLRMRREEGLPFAKPVSMYEVHPGSWAWAGHEYGMFLDFRALADRLVPYVRDLGFTHIEFMPVAEHPLDQSWGYQTSHYFAPTSRYGAPEDLKYLVDRCHQEGIGVVLDWVPGHFPKDDWCLGRFDGTALYEHADPRKGEHPDWGTYIFNYGRHEVRNFLLANALYWFKEFHFDGLRIDAVASMLYLDYSRKEGEWIPNEHGGRENIEAVNLLRELNTVVHDQFPGAAMIAEESTSWPGVSRPTYTGGLGFSFKWNMGWMHDQLEYFSKEPVHRSWHHNSLTFSMLYAFTENFVLPISHDEVVHGKRALLAKMPGDYWQQFANMRLFLSYMWAHPGKKLIFMGSEFGQWNEWNCMAPLDWNLLDYPAHQGIMNTVRDLNRLLHEEPAMHEVDFEWQGFEWVDLHDWQSSILSFMRKDRNGTPVLWIFNFTPVVRQGYRVGCPAPGHWREIFNSDSEFYGGSNVGNYHGAVAQESGFGARWPYHLELTLPPLAAMAFKQ encoded by the coding sequence ATGCAGCAGAACACCATTCCAGCCTACATTCCTCCCTTCGACCTCCATCTTTTCGGCATGGGGCAGCACTGGGATCTCTATCGCATCCTCGGCGCCCATCCCGTGACCGAGGAAGACGGCCGACAGGGCTGGCGATTCGCCGTCTGGGCTCCCAACGCGGCGGCAGTCAGCGTGGTCGGCAGCTTCAACGACTGGACCCCCGGGAGCCATCCGCTCTATCCGGTCGGCGTCTCCGGCGTCTGGGCCGGAACGGCCTTCGACGTCGCGCAGGGAGCGCTCTACAAGTTCGCCGTCACGACCCGGGAGGGGCACGTCCTGACCAAGACGGACCCCATGGCCTTCCGTGCGGAGCTTCGTCCCGGGAACGCCTCGGTGCTCTGGCCGCTCGACAACTACGAGTGGAACGACGGGGAGTGGCTGCGCATGCGCCGCGAGGAGGGACTGCCGTTCGCCAAGCCCGTGTCCATGTACGAAGTGCATCCGGGCTCCTGGGCCTGGGCCGGGCACGAATACGGCATGTTCCTCGACTTCCGCGCCCTGGCCGACAGGCTCGTGCCCTACGTGCGCGACCTCGGCTTCACGCACATCGAGTTCATGCCCGTGGCCGAACATCCCCTCGACCAGTCCTGGGGATACCAGACCTCGCACTATTTCGCGCCCACCTCGCGCTACGGCGCGCCCGAGGACCTGAAGTACCTCGTGGACCGCTGCCACCAGGAGGGCATCGGCGTGGTCCTGGATTGGGTGCCGGGGCATTTCCCCAAGGACGACTGGTGCCTGGGCCGCTTCGACGGCACCGCGCTCTACGAGCACGCCGACCCGCGCAAGGGCGAGCATCCGGACTGGGGGACCTACATCTTCAACTACGGCCGCCACGAGGTGCGCAACTTCCTGCTGGCCAACGCGCTCTACTGGTTCAAGGAGTTCCACTTCGACGGCCTGCGCATCGACGCCGTGGCCTCCATGCTCTACCTCGACTACTCGCGCAAGGAAGGGGAGTGGATCCCCAACGAGCACGGCGGGCGGGAGAACATCGAGGCCGTGAACCTCCTGCGCGAACTGAACACCGTGGTACACGACCAGTTCCCGGGCGCAGCCATGATCGCGGAGGAGTCCACCTCCTGGCCGGGCGTCTCGCGTCCCACCTACACCGGGGGACTCGGCTTCTCCTTCAAGTGGAACATGGGCTGGATGCACGACCAGCTCGAGTACTTCTCGAAAGAACCCGTCCACCGCTCCTGGCACCACAACAGCCTGACCTTCTCCATGCTCTACGCCTTCACGGAGAACTTCGTGCTGCCCATCTCCCACGACGAGGTCGTGCACGGCAAGCGCGCCCTGCTGGCCAAGATGCCCGGCGACTACTGGCAGCAGTTCGCCAACATGCGGCTTTTCCTGAGCTACATGTGGGCCCATCCGGGCAAGAAGCTCATCTTCATGGGCAGCGAGTTCGGGCAGTGGAACGAGTGGAACTGCATGGCGCCGCTGGACTGGAACCTGCTCGACTATCCGGCGCACCAGGGGATCATGAACACGGTGCGCGATCTGAACCGGCTCCTGCACGAGGAGCCTGCCATGCACGAGGTCGACTTCGAGTGGCAGGGCTTCGAGTGGGTCGACCTGCACGACTGGCAGTCGTCGATCCTGAGCTTCATGCGCAAGGACCGAAACGGCACCCCGGTGCTCTGGATCTTCAACTTCACGCCCGTGGTGCGGCAGGGCTACCGTGTGGGCTGCCCCGCGCCCGGCCACTGGCGCGAGATATTCAACTCCGATTCCGAGTTCTACGGCGGCTCGAACGTGGGCAACTACCATGGCGCCGTGGCCCAAGAGTCCGGATTCGGAGCGCGCTGGCCCTACCATCTGGAGCTGACCCTGCCGCCCCTGGCCGCCATGGCCTTCAAGCAGTAG
- the pdxA gene encoding 4-hydroxythreonine-4-phosphate dehydrogenase PdxA — translation MVRERPLVVTLGDPDGLGPELVCRVFGGGFVHGPVLLIGPHEPLLQQAHALGMAQFWRRVGSAEEAGEGICLLIPDGLEDYPCAPGAPRPEGGRSAGLSLALAARFMRQGLGRALVTAPLNKAMLMAAGFDFPGHTEFLAEHAGLAPTDVCMCLAGPKLRVALVTTHPPLREVPSMITGPRILHCLSLLQDFTLRLGLSAPLAVCGLNPHAGESGRIGREEIEVIGPAVQEACAAGIDAVGPLPADTVFGRAVRGEFSAVLAMYHDQGLGPLKLLHFGEAVNVTLGLPYVRTSPDHGTGYDLVGTGMADDGGMRAAVGMALDLTSLPASATGGGL, via the coding sequence ATGGTGCGCGAACGCCCCCTGGTCGTCACCCTGGGCGACCCCGACGGCCTGGGGCCGGAGCTCGTCTGCCGCGTGTTCGGCGGTGGCTTCGTGCACGGTCCGGTGCTGCTCATCGGCCCGCACGAGCCCCTGCTGCAGCAGGCCCACGCCCTGGGCATGGCGCAGTTCTGGCGCCGCGTGGGTTCCGCGGAGGAGGCCGGAGAGGGCATCTGCCTGCTCATACCTGACGGGCTCGAGGATTATCCCTGTGCCCCCGGCGCTCCGCGGCCCGAGGGCGGCCGGTCGGCCGGGCTCTCCCTGGCGCTGGCAGCGCGCTTCATGCGCCAGGGGCTCGGCCGGGCCCTGGTCACCGCGCCGCTCAACAAGGCCATGCTCATGGCTGCGGGCTTCGATTTTCCCGGCCACACCGAATTCCTCGCCGAGCATGCGGGGCTCGCGCCCACGGACGTATGCATGTGCCTGGCCGGGCCGAAGCTGCGCGTGGCGCTCGTGACCACCCACCCGCCCCTGCGCGAGGTGCCCTCCATGATCACCGGGCCGCGCATCCTGCACTGCCTGTCCCTGCTTCAGGATTTCACGCTGCGGCTCGGGCTTTCGGCGCCGCTCGCCGTGTGCGGCCTGAATCCCCATGCCGGCGAGTCCGGCCGCATCGGCCGTGAGGAGATCGAGGTCATAGGCCCGGCCGTGCAGGAGGCATGTGCCGCGGGCATCGATGCCGTCGGTCCGCTGCCCGCGGACACGGTCTTCGGCCGCGCCGTGCGGGGCGAGTTCTCCGCCGTGCTGGCCATGTACCACGACCAGGGGCTCGGCCCGCTGAAGCTCCTGCACTTCGGGGAAGCGGTCAACGTGACCCTCGGCCTGCCCTACGTGCGCACTTCGCCGGACCACGGCACCGGCTACGACCTCGTGGGCACGGGAATGGCGGACGACGGGGGGATGCGCGCCGCGGTGGGCATGGCCCTGGACCTGACGAGCCTGCCCGCGAGCGCCACCGGAGGCGGCCTGTGA
- the gmhB gene encoding D-glycero-beta-D-manno-heptose 1,7-bisphosphate 7-phosphatase: MRLCRAAFLDRDGTIIADKHYLSDPAGVDLLPGAAEGLLAMQEMGLVLVVVSNQSGVGRGYFREEDAHAVNARMSLLLAEQGVRLGGIYFCPHAPEDGCDCRKPGTALLERAAADLELDLRESFFVGDKPEDIEAGRAAGCRSSILVRTGKGRRAEQDGKARADVVVDDLRGAAAFMAACREPHGRPEGDEPD; encoded by the coding sequence ATGCGGCTTTGCAGGGCCGCCTTCCTCGATCGCGACGGCACGATCATCGCGGACAAGCACTATCTTTCCGATCCGGCGGGCGTGGATCTGCTCCCCGGGGCGGCGGAGGGGCTTCTGGCCATGCAGGAGATGGGGCTCGTCCTCGTCGTCGTGAGCAACCAGTCGGGCGTCGGGAGGGGATATTTCCGCGAAGAGGACGCTCACGCCGTCAACGCGCGCATGTCCCTTCTCCTGGCGGAGCAGGGCGTGCGCCTGGGCGGCATCTACTTCTGTCCGCACGCTCCCGAGGACGGCTGCGACTGCCGCAAACCCGGCACGGCGCTTCTCGAGCGCGCAGCGGCGGACCTCGAGCTGGATCTTCGGGAATCCTTCTTCGTGGGCGACAAGCCCGAGGACATCGAGGCCGGACGTGCGGCGGGCTGTCGGTCGAGCATCCTCGTGCGCACCGGCAAGGGGAGGCGCGCCGAGCAGGACGGAAAGGCTCGGGCGGACGTGGTGGTGGACGATCTGAGGGGAGCTGCGGCCTTCATGGCCGCGTGCCGCGAGCCGCACGGCAGGCCGGAGGGCG